A single window of Hymenobacter sp. APR13 DNA harbors:
- the cysS gene encoding cysteine--tRNA ligase, producing the protein MQHPLSLYNTLTRRKAPFEPLHAPFVGVYLCGPTVYSEAHVGNARGPVVFDVLTRYLRHLGYTVRYVRNITDVGHLEGDADEGEDKISKRARAQQLEPMQVAEQFANLYQAHMTALGCLPPDITPRASGHIIEQIEMVQQIIDNGFGYESNGSVYFDVPAYNAAGRNYGKLSNRVVEELLAGSRDNLAGQEEKRSPLDFALWKKADERHLMRWASPWSDGFPGWHLECSAMSRKYLGAEFDIHGGGLDLMFPHHECEIAQSQACNHPTNEAQVWMHNNMITVNGAKMSKSLGNFITISELFAGTNATLAQAYSPMTVRFFLLQAHYRSTVDITDEGLQAARKGYRKLMNGLRLLDKLRETSLSSDVIKARTVAPVAEGKAPDTTTADAELRKLVQDCFVGLNDDLNTARAIASLFNLLRKLNGFYANPATLATVSAAALQEATNAYQTLVADVLGLVDEPRASAEDLLSLTLEFYQEAKDTKAYDKVDQIRAALKTQGIVVKDTKAGIDWTYSEE; encoded by the coding sequence ATGCAGCACCCTCTTTCGCTTTATAATACGCTTACCCGCCGCAAAGCCCCGTTCGAACCCCTGCACGCGCCCTTCGTGGGGGTGTACCTCTGCGGCCCGACCGTGTACAGCGAGGCCCACGTGGGCAACGCCCGCGGGCCGGTGGTGTTTGATGTGCTGACGCGCTATCTGCGCCACCTCGGCTACACGGTGCGCTACGTGCGCAACATCACCGACGTAGGCCACCTCGAAGGCGACGCCGACGAGGGCGAAGACAAGATCAGCAAGCGCGCCCGCGCCCAGCAGCTGGAGCCCATGCAGGTGGCCGAGCAGTTCGCCAACCTCTACCAGGCCCACATGACGGCCCTGGGCTGCCTGCCGCCCGATATTACGCCCCGCGCCAGCGGCCACATCATCGAGCAGATTGAGATGGTGCAGCAAATCATCGATAACGGCTTTGGCTACGAGTCCAACGGCTCGGTGTACTTTGATGTGCCCGCCTACAACGCCGCCGGCCGCAACTACGGCAAGCTCTCCAACCGCGTGGTAGAAGAGCTGCTGGCCGGCTCGCGCGACAACCTCGCCGGCCAGGAAGAAAAGCGCAGCCCGCTGGATTTTGCCCTCTGGAAAAAGGCTGATGAGCGCCACCTCATGCGCTGGGCTTCGCCCTGGAGCGACGGTTTTCCGGGCTGGCACCTGGAGTGCTCGGCCATGAGCCGTAAGTACCTCGGCGCCGAGTTCGACATCCACGGCGGTGGGCTGGATCTGATGTTTCCGCACCACGAGTGCGAAATTGCCCAGAGCCAGGCCTGCAACCACCCCACCAACGAGGCCCAGGTGTGGATGCACAACAACATGATAACGGTGAACGGCGCCAAGATGAGCAAGTCGCTCGGCAACTTCATCACCATTTCGGAGCTGTTTGCGGGCACCAACGCCACGCTGGCGCAGGCCTACTCGCCCATGACGGTGCGCTTCTTTTTGCTGCAGGCCCACTACCGCAGCACCGTGGACATCACCGACGAAGGCCTGCAGGCGGCCCGCAAAGGCTACCGCAAGCTGATGAACGGTCTGCGCCTGCTAGATAAGCTGCGCGAAACCAGCCTTTCATCGGACGTTATCAAGGCGCGCACGGTGGCGCCCGTGGCCGAGGGCAAGGCGCCCGACACCACCACCGCCGACGCCGAGTTGCGCAAGCTGGTGCAGGACTGCTTTGTGGGCCTGAACGACGACCTGAACACGGCCCGCGCCATTGCCAGCCTGTTCAACCTGCTGCGCAAGCTCAACGGCTTCTACGCCAACCCGGCCACGCTGGCCACGGTTAGCGCCGCCGCGCTGCAGGAAGCCACCAACGCCTACCAGACGCTAGTCGCCGACGTGCTGGGCCTCGTGGACGAGCCCCGCGCCAGCGCCGAAGACCTGCTCAGCCTCACGCTGGAGTTCTACCAGGAAGCCAAAGACACCAAGGCCTACGACAAAGTGGACCAGATCCGGGCGGCCCTCAAAACCCAGGGCATCGTGGTGAAGGACACCAAAGCCGGCATCGACTGGACCTACAGCGAAGAGTAA
- a CDS encoding gliding motility-associated C-terminal domain-containing protein: MLLSTFRVLTFSTLLAALPALAARPPQAVPTEKASLEFIENKGQWDAAARYGAQLPGGQLFVGPAGFTYSFLDPAALRRHAHHGTETLPTATDDNLRGHAYSVSFEGASPTPDLAGEDGTAAPYNYFQGTDAHHWASNARGFRRVRYQNLYPGIGAVVYENTEQQLEYDFLVAPNSKPAAIRLRYTGLDKLSLSPDGSLLVQTSIGHITEQAPKAWQTDARGQRVAVPCAFVLQGTTVSFRLGQYDRRRPLVIDPTVIFSSFTGSTADNWGFTATYDAQGNMYSGGVVFAAGYPSTLGSFQTTFAGATDVGIIKYNTAVSGSTARLYATYLGGTSMDAPHSMVVNPRGELVILGTTGSANFPVSTGCYDTSHNGGPSVRPSNMSSATYSNGVDLFIAKLSANGSVLTGSTFLGGSGSDGYLASERLGNSPVVNYGDPYRGDVTVDSDGNVYLASVTNSLNFPAGTGFRSNYQGGTSDGIVAKLSADLRTLVWATYLGGNSADAAYSLQVDATRGVYVAGGTTSTNFPVTPGGYLTTFQGVTDGFITHLNSTGTALLQSSFAGSSAYDQAFFVELDAANNAYLLGQTQGSLPMTAGLYGVTNGRQFIQKLNPTLSSSLYYTRFGSGRTLFPDISLTAFLVDDCERIYISGWGGSVNDAGGSGTTFLPVTPNAIQPTTDGSDFYLAQFRPGMTSLEYATFYGERGGRSGEHVDGGTSRFDKKGVVYQAVCGGCGGSSGFPMPPGANTYSTTNRSTNCNNAAFKIDFGIITADPGPNRYVCVGSAPITLGGSPAGGTWTGPGVTALPGGGYQFTPAPARLGVNVLTYSVASTGTCVSTRPLRVTVTPERPVTVAPLPPRCVNSGSVALTATPLGGTFSGPGVSGSIFNPTVAGVGTHTIRYAISDTLGCGVGTQTVVVSLVPEVRAGRDTILCADQMAPFQLRGMTPAGGTWSGTGVTPGGLFTPPNTNNRGGIFPLRYTYSQNGCENVAVRTVLLAPTSSANAPLNLPVCSASPRYAGLAPFNCEFEPALAGGTYDWDFGDGSPHGTTANPTHLYEQPGTYTVRLIARYSNCVVETSFSPLEVGEVQVPNIITPNRDSLNDTFKPLFSCKPTRLQIFNRWGTLVYETQDYHNNWGGENLPEGTYYYLLRDTDNRRAKGWVEITR, from the coding sequence ATGCTCCTTTCTACATTCCGGGTTCTTACATTCAGCACCTTACTGGCCGCGCTGCCGGCCCTGGCTGCCCGCCCCCCGCAGGCCGTCCCGACTGAGAAGGCCTCGCTGGAATTCATCGAAAACAAAGGCCAGTGGGACGCCGCCGCCCGCTACGGCGCCCAGCTGCCCGGCGGCCAGCTGTTCGTGGGGCCGGCCGGCTTCACCTACAGCTTCCTCGACCCCGCCGCCCTGCGCCGCCACGCCCACCACGGCACCGAAACCCTGCCCACCGCCACCGACGACAACCTGCGCGGCCACGCCTACTCGGTGTCGTTTGAGGGCGCCAGCCCCACCCCCGACCTGGCCGGCGAAGACGGCACTGCCGCGCCCTACAACTATTTCCAGGGCACCGATGCCCATCATTGGGCCAGCAACGCCCGCGGCTTCCGGCGGGTGCGCTACCAGAACCTGTACCCCGGCATCGGGGCCGTAGTCTACGAAAACACGGAGCAGCAGCTGGAATACGACTTTCTGGTGGCTCCCAACAGCAAGCCGGCCGCCATTCGGCTGCGCTACACCGGCCTCGACAAGCTCAGCCTCAGTCCTGACGGCAGCCTGCTGGTGCAGACGTCTATTGGCCACATAACCGAGCAGGCACCTAAGGCCTGGCAAACCGACGCCCGCGGCCAGCGCGTGGCCGTGCCGTGCGCCTTCGTGCTGCAGGGCACCACGGTCAGCTTCCGGCTGGGCCAGTACGACCGGCGCCGCCCGCTCGTCATCGACCCGACCGTTATCTTCTCGTCGTTTACCGGCTCCACGGCCGACAACTGGGGCTTCACGGCCACCTACGACGCGCAGGGCAACATGTACTCGGGCGGCGTGGTGTTTGCGGCCGGCTACCCCTCCACGCTGGGTTCGTTTCAGACCACGTTTGCCGGCGCCACCGACGTGGGCATTATCAAATACAATACCGCCGTCAGCGGCTCCACGGCGCGCCTCTACGCCACCTACCTGGGCGGCACCAGCATGGACGCCCCCCACAGTATGGTTGTGAATCCGCGCGGTGAGCTGGTGATATTGGGCACTACCGGCTCTGCCAATTTCCCTGTTTCAACCGGCTGCTACGATACCAGCCACAACGGCGGGCCGTCCGTCAGGCCATCCAACATGAGTTCGGCCACTTATTCAAATGGCGTTGATTTGTTTATTGCCAAGCTGTCGGCCAATGGCAGCGTGCTTACCGGCAGCACCTTTCTGGGGGGGTCGGGCAGCGACGGCTACCTAGCGAGCGAGCGGCTTGGCAACTCACCGGTGGTCAACTACGGCGACCCATACCGTGGCGACGTGACCGTAGACAGCGACGGCAACGTGTATCTGGCATCCGTCACGAACAGCCTGAACTTCCCAGCCGGCACCGGCTTCCGCAGCAACTACCAGGGCGGTACCTCCGACGGCATCGTGGCCAAGCTCTCGGCTGATCTGCGCACGCTCGTGTGGGCCACTTATTTGGGCGGCAACAGCGCCGATGCAGCGTACTCTCTGCAGGTAGACGCCACGCGCGGGGTATACGTGGCAGGCGGCACCACCAGCACCAACTTCCCCGTTACACCGGGCGGCTACCTCACCACGTTTCAGGGCGTTACGGACGGCTTCATCACGCACCTGAACAGCACCGGCACCGCACTGTTGCAAAGCAGCTTCGCCGGCAGCTCCGCCTATGACCAAGCCTTCTTTGTGGAATTGGATGCGGCCAACAACGCCTATCTGCTGGGCCAGACCCAGGGCAGCCTGCCCATGACGGCGGGGCTTTACGGCGTAACCAACGGCCGCCAGTTCATCCAGAAACTCAACCCTACGCTATCCAGCAGTCTGTACTACACTCGTTTCGGCAGCGGCCGCACCCTTTTCCCCGACATTTCGCTCACGGCCTTTCTGGTGGATGACTGCGAGCGAATTTACATCAGCGGCTGGGGCGGCTCCGTCAACGACGCCGGCGGCAGCGGCACCACGTTCCTGCCCGTCACGCCCAACGCCATCCAGCCCACCACCGACGGCTCCGACTTCTACCTTGCCCAGTTCCGCCCTGGCATGACGTCTCTGGAGTACGCAACTTTCTACGGCGAGCGGGGCGGCCGTAGCGGCGAGCATGTAGACGGCGGCACCTCACGCTTCGACAAGAAAGGTGTGGTGTATCAGGCCGTATGCGGCGGCTGCGGCGGCTCGTCGGGCTTCCCGATGCCGCCGGGCGCCAACACCTATTCCACCACTAACCGCAGCACCAACTGCAACAACGCGGCCTTCAAAATCGACTTCGGCATCATCACCGCCGACCCCGGCCCGAACCGCTACGTGTGCGTGGGCAGCGCGCCCATCACGCTAGGCGGCAGCCCCGCCGGTGGCACCTGGACCGGTCCCGGCGTCACGGCCCTGCCCGGCGGCGGCTACCAGTTCACGCCGGCTCCGGCCCGATTGGGCGTAAACGTCCTCACCTACTCGGTGGCTTCCACCGGCACTTGCGTAAGCACCCGGCCGTTGCGCGTCACGGTCACGCCGGAGCGCCCCGTTACGGTGGCTCCACTGCCGCCGCGCTGCGTCAACTCGGGCAGTGTGGCTCTCACGGCCACGCCGCTGGGCGGCACGTTTAGCGGGCCAGGTGTGTCGGGTAGCATCTTCAACCCCACCGTGGCCGGCGTTGGCACGCACACCATCCGCTACGCCATTTCCGATACGCTGGGCTGCGGCGTCGGCACCCAAACGGTGGTAGTGAGCCTGGTGCCGGAAGTGCGCGCCGGACGCGACACTATTCTGTGTGCCGACCAGATGGCTCCTTTCCAGCTTCGCGGTATGACCCCGGCCGGTGGTACCTGGAGCGGCACCGGCGTCACGCCGGGCGGCCTGTTCACGCCACCCAACACCAACAACCGCGGCGGCATTTTCCCGCTGCGCTACACTTACTCGCAGAACGGCTGCGAAAACGTGGCGGTCCGGACGGTGCTGCTAGCGCCCACTTCCTCGGCCAATGCCCCCCTCAACCTGCCCGTGTGCTCTGCCTCGCCGCGCTACGCCGGCCTGGCTCCTTTCAACTGCGAGTTTGAGCCTGCCCTGGCTGGTGGCACCTACGACTGGGACTTCGGCGACGGTTCACCGCACGGCACCACCGCCAATCCCACGCACCTCTACGAGCAGCCCGGCACCTACACCGTCCGGCTGATTGCCCGCTATTCCAACTGCGTCGTCGAAACGTCCTTCTCGCCGCTGGAAGTCGGCGAAGTGCAGGTCCCCAACATCATCACCCCCAACCGCGACTCGCTCAACGACACGTTCAAGCCCCTGTTCAGCTGCAAGCCCACCCGCCTGCAGATCTTCAACCGCTGGGGTACGCTGGTCTACGAAACCCAGGACTACCACAACAACTGGGGCGGCGAAAACCTGCCCGAAGGCACCTACTACTACCTGCTGCGCGACACCGATAACCGCCGCGCCAAAGGCTGGGTGGAAATCACGCGGTGA
- a CDS encoding M28 family peptidase, whose product MKLFRLAPAALAALLLLTGCPDKKPATTEVEAPAKLPAAPAFNADSAYAYVAKQVAFGPRVPNTAAHVNTGDWVINKFRALGLTVREQPFVAMAFDGKMLKSRNIIAQFQPQAARRVAVFTHWDTRPFADKDTKRKNAPLDGASDGASGVGIALEMARVLAAQPDSLTPAVGIDFILFDSEDYGYDSSTQSELTNQLASQETSGGSSWCLGSQYWSKNLVPGNYKPEFGILLDMVGAKNAKFTREGISRDNANDVVNKVWNLAAQIGYSDYFLFQDSPGITDDHAFTNQAGIRTIDIIDYLPTGQFQPYHHTTDDNMSVIDKRTLKAVGQTVLQTVYGE is encoded by the coding sequence ATGAAACTCTTCCGCCTTGCGCCGGCTGCTCTGGCCGCGCTGCTGCTGCTCACCGGCTGCCCCGATAAAAAGCCCGCTACCACCGAGGTAGAAGCGCCGGCCAAGCTGCCCGCCGCGCCCGCCTTCAACGCCGACTCGGCCTACGCCTACGTGGCCAAGCAGGTGGCTTTCGGGCCGCGGGTGCCCAACACGGCCGCCCACGTAAACACCGGCGACTGGGTGATCAACAAGTTTCGGGCGCTGGGCCTGACGGTGCGCGAGCAGCCGTTCGTGGCCATGGCCTTTGATGGCAAAATGCTGAAGTCGCGCAACATCATCGCGCAGTTTCAGCCGCAGGCCGCGCGCCGCGTGGCCGTCTTCACGCACTGGGACACCCGCCCCTTTGCCGATAAGGACACCAAGCGCAAAAACGCCCCCCTCGACGGCGCCTCCGACGGCGCCAGCGGCGTGGGCATTGCCCTGGAAATGGCCCGCGTGCTGGCCGCCCAGCCCGACAGCCTCACGCCCGCCGTCGGCATCGACTTCATCTTGTTCGACTCCGAAGACTACGGCTACGACTCCAGCACTCAGAGCGAGCTGACCAACCAGCTGGCCAGCCAGGAAACCTCGGGCGGCTCTAGCTGGTGCCTGGGCTCGCAGTATTGGAGCAAAAACCTGGTGCCCGGCAACTACAAGCCGGAATTCGGGATTCTGCTGGACATGGTGGGCGCCAAAAATGCCAAGTTCACCCGCGAAGGAATTTCCCGCGACAACGCCAACGACGTAGTGAACAAGGTCTGGAACCTGGCCGCCCAGATCGGCTACTCCGACTACTTCCTGTTCCAGGATTCGCCCGGCATCACCGACGACCACGCCTTCACCAACCAGGCCGGTATCCGCACCATCGACATCATCGACTACCTGCCCACCGGCCAGTTCCAGCCCTACCACCACACCACCGACGACAACATGAGCGTCATCGACAAACGCACGCTCAAGGCCGTGGGCCAGACCGTGCTGCAGACGGTGTACGGCGAGTAG
- a CDS encoding endonuclease/exonuclease/phosphatase family protein, translating into MRRSFAFTCTLLLIGWLLAAIACVQIPAYTFWPAAFGALTLPVALALNLVAAFYWVLRNWRVAALPIGIAVLTWPHFQRGLAVHPLRLAPLAADSTAGPRVRVLSANVRIFNVYPQLRDKDLNSSKKMIQWLADSPAEIVCLQEFYNEPRTSTSREKNVFNAVERIGERSGRQAFLSKTLTNGAGSEFGMAIFSRYPMLRRGTVQFGKLSQNHAMWADLRLPSGDTIRVFNFHLQSMSMDEQDIVDSYSSKSGLKKKGLGLLRRFKRGLVARSWQVDTLVQRFERSPYPLLLCADLNDLPYSYSYDQLADRFQNAWATVGNGVGATYNGRLPFVRIDNQFAGPEWQVDEFWVHYEIPYSDHFPTLATYRLVKK; encoded by the coding sequence GTGCGTCGTTCGTTTGCTTTCACCTGCACCCTGCTCCTGATTGGCTGGCTGCTCGCGGCCATTGCCTGCGTGCAGATACCGGCCTACACCTTCTGGCCGGCGGCTTTCGGGGCCCTCACGCTGCCCGTGGCGCTGGCCCTCAACCTGGTGGCGGCCTTCTACTGGGTGCTGCGCAACTGGCGGGTGGCGGCGTTGCCTATTGGAATAGCGGTGCTCACGTGGCCGCACTTTCAGCGGGGGCTGGCGGTGCATCCGCTGCGCCTGGCCCCGCTGGCGGCCGACAGCACGGCCGGCCCGCGGGTGCGGGTGCTGAGCGCCAACGTGCGCATTTTCAACGTGTATCCGCAGCTGCGCGACAAAGACCTGAACTCCTCGAAAAAGATGATTCAGTGGCTGGCCGACAGCCCCGCCGAAATCGTGTGTCTGCAGGAGTTCTACAACGAGCCGCGCACGTCCACGAGCCGTGAGAAAAACGTGTTCAACGCCGTAGAGCGCATCGGGGAGCGGAGCGGGCGGCAGGCGTTTCTGTCCAAGACCCTCACCAACGGAGCTGGCTCTGAGTTCGGCATGGCCATCTTCTCGCGCTACCCCATGCTGCGGCGCGGCACCGTGCAGTTTGGCAAGCTCAGCCAGAACCACGCTATGTGGGCCGACCTGCGCCTGCCCTCCGGCGACACCATCCGGGTGTTCAACTTCCACCTGCAGAGCATGAGCATGGACGAGCAGGACATCGTGGACAGCTACTCCAGCAAGTCGGGCCTGAAGAAGAAGGGGCTGGGGCTGCTGCGCCGCTTCAAGCGCGGGCTGGTAGCACGCAGCTGGCAGGTGGATACGCTGGTGCAGCGCTTCGAGCGCAGCCCGTATCCGCTGCTGCTCTGCGCCGACCTCAACGACCTGCCCTACAGCTACAGCTACGACCAGCTGGCCGACCGTTTCCAAAACGCCTGGGCCACCGTGGGCAACGGCGTAGGCGCCACCTACAACGGCCGGCTGCCCTTCGTGCGCATCGACAACCAGTTTGCCGGCCCCGAGTGGCAGGTGGATGAGTTCTGGGTGCACTACGAAATTCCGTACTCCGACCACTTTCCCACGCTGGCCACGTATCGGTTGGTGAAAAAGTGA
- the rimP gene encoding ribosome maturation factor RimP: protein MNFDQHRIAEMLQDSLTGFDLFVVDLSVSDAIRPKITVTLDSEQGLGIDECAKVSRRLAKRIDEAYGEDATYSLEVTSPGADQPLTDPRQYTRHVGRTFSLKLADGTEKTGTLEAIEAEGLQLAEVIKEKSKTKTLPAALVPFASITEARIVISFK, encoded by the coding sequence ATGAATTTCGATCAACACCGCATTGCCGAGATGCTCCAGGACAGCCTCACCGGTTTCGACCTGTTCGTGGTAGACCTGAGCGTATCCGACGCCATCCGGCCCAAAATCACCGTCACTCTTGATAGTGAGCAGGGCCTGGGCATTGATGAGTGCGCCAAAGTAAGCCGCCGGCTGGCCAAGCGCATCGACGAAGCATATGGCGAAGATGCTACCTACTCGCTGGAAGTCACTTCCCCCGGTGCCGACCAGCCCCTCACCGACCCGCGCCAGTACACCCGGCACGTGGGCCGCACCTTCAGCCTGAAGCTGGCTGACGGCACCGAGAAAACTGGTACTCTGGAGGCCATCGAGGCCGAAGGGCTGCAGCTGGCCGAGGTGATTAAGGAGAAAAGCAAAACCAAAACGCTGCCCGCCGCACTCGTGCCGTTTGCCAGCATTACGGAAGCGCGGATCGTCATTTCGTTTAAATAA
- the nusA gene encoding transcription termination factor NusA: MNSNVLIESFAEFARSKNIDRPTMMSILEDVFRTMIRKKYTDDANFDVILNVDKGDLEIYRNREIVDDDSEDIWDHDKIPLAEAQKIEPDFEVGEQVTEEVKLEDFGRRAVLMARQTLIQRVKDLERDHLYQTYKDQVGEIIAGEVYQVWSREALILDKDENELVLPKGEQIPKDRYRKGDSVRAVVHKVEIINGTPKIILSRAAPAFLERLFEQEVPEIFDGLITIKNIVREPGERAKVAVESYDDRIDPVGACVGMKGSRIHAVVRELENENIDVINYTDNLELYIARALSPAKLTSMKINEQTGRVSVFLKPDQVSLAIGRGGANIKLASRLVGMEIDVFRDAGDYEEDIALDEFSDELEAWIIDELKKIGLDTGRAVLAVSKEDIVRRTELEEETVEDVFRVIRNEFEGEEESTDEAETSTASDNAQ; encoded by the coding sequence ATGAACAGCAACGTCCTGATTGAATCGTTTGCCGAATTCGCCCGGAGCAAAAACATCGACCGTCCCACGATGATGAGCATCCTCGAAGACGTGTTCCGGACCATGATTCGCAAAAAGTACACCGATGACGCCAACTTCGACGTCATTCTCAACGTGGACAAGGGCGACCTGGAAATCTACCGCAACCGTGAGATTGTGGACGATGACTCGGAGGATATCTGGGACCACGACAAAATTCCGCTGGCCGAGGCGCAGAAAATCGAGCCCGACTTTGAGGTAGGCGAGCAGGTAACGGAAGAGGTGAAGCTGGAAGACTTCGGCCGCCGCGCTGTGCTCATGGCCCGCCAGACGCTGATTCAGCGCGTGAAGGACCTAGAGCGCGACCACCTCTACCAGACCTACAAAGACCAGGTTGGTGAAATCATCGCCGGCGAAGTCTATCAGGTGTGGAGCCGCGAGGCCTTGATTCTCGATAAAGACGAAAACGAGCTGGTGTTGCCCAAAGGCGAGCAGATCCCGAAAGACCGCTACCGCAAGGGCGACTCCGTACGGGCGGTAGTGCACAAGGTGGAAATCATCAACGGCACGCCCAAAATCATCCTTTCGCGCGCTGCGCCGGCTTTCTTGGAGCGCTTGTTCGAGCAGGAAGTACCCGAGATTTTTGATGGCCTGATCACCATCAAAAATATTGTGCGTGAGCCCGGCGAGCGGGCCAAAGTAGCCGTAGAAAGCTACGACGACCGTATCGACCCGGTGGGCGCCTGCGTAGGCATGAAAGGCTCCCGCATCCACGCCGTGGTGCGTGAGCTGGAAAACGAAAACATCGACGTCATCAACTACACCGACAACTTGGAGCTCTACATTGCGCGGGCCCTGTCGCCGGCCAAGCTCACGTCGATGAAGATAAACGAACAAACCGGCCGGGTTTCGGTGTTCCTCAAGCCAGACCAGGTTTCGCTGGCCATCGGCCGGGGCGGCGCCAACATCAAGCTGGCCTCGCGGCTAGTGGGCATGGAAATCGACGTATTCCGGGATGCCGGTGATTACGAAGAGGACATTGCCCTCGATGAATTCTCGGACGAGCTGGAAGCCTGGATCATTGACGAGCTCAAGAAAATTGGCCTCGACACCGGGCGCGCCGTATTGGCCGTAAGCAAAGAAGATATCGTGCGCCGCACGGAGCTGGAAGAGGAAACTGTAGAAGACGTTTTCCGCGTCATCCGCAACGAATTTGAAGGCGAAGAAGAGAGCACCGACGAAGCAGAAACCTCCACTGCCAGCGACAACGCGCAATGA